From the genome of Vitis riparia cultivar Riparia Gloire de Montpellier isolate 1030 chromosome 2, EGFV_Vit.rip_1.0, whole genome shotgun sequence, one region includes:
- the LOC117934142 gene encoding cellulose synthase-like protein G3 isoform X1, which translates to MIHSKEMGSSTESHGSTIHVPLHTCVLKSRTSANRLFAIVYSFAILSLLYRHCIALLHSFTIVSLLILLADAVLAFMWATSQAFRMCPVERRVFIENLEHYAKESDYPRLDVFICTADPYKEPPMCVVNTALSVMAYDYPTEKLSVYVSDDGGSKLTLFAFMEAARFATHWLPYCKKNKIVERCPDAYFKSNNSWFPETDRIKMMYENMRVRVENVVQEGTVSRDYMTDEGESEAFSRWTDEFTPQNHPPVVQVLLEHSKDKDVTGHTMPNLVYVSRGKSMNLPHNFKAGALNVLLRVSATMTNAPVILTLDTDMYSNDPQTPFRVLCYLLDPGMDPKLGYVQFPQIFHGINENDIYGGQLKLEFQIDASGMDGLVGPSYVGTGCFFRRGVFFGGPSETPELNQDHLVNESINSKEVLATAHHVADCNFEKQTKWGTEMGLRYGSLVEDFYTGYLLQCKGWKSIFCNPKRPAFLGNSPINLHSILNQIMRWSVGLLEVAFCRYSPITFGVKSINPLTGLCYAHYAFWPIWSIPITIYAFVPQLALLNCASIFPKASDPWFLLYIFLFLGAYGQECLEFMLDGESIQRWWNNQRMWTIRGLSSFIFGLAEYWLKFIGISTFGFNVTSKVVDEEQSKRYNQGIFDFGVPSPLFLPITTAAVINLVSFLWGIVHVLKQRDLEGLFMQMLLAGFAIVNCWPLYEAMVLRTDEGKMPVKITLISITLAWALYLVAPVVF; encoded by the exons ATGATACACAGCAAAGAAATGGGAAGTTCAACTGAGAGCCATGGCAGCACCATCCATGTCCCTCTTCACACTTGTGTGCTTAAGAGTCGAACCTCTGCAAACCGATTATTCGCCATAGTCTACTCCTTTGCTATCTTGTCTTTGCTGTATCGCCACTGCATTGCTCTACTCCACTCCTTCACCATAGTCTCCCTCCTCATTCTTCTGGCTGATGCAGTGCTGGCTTTCATGTGGGCAACCTCACAGGCCTTTCGCATGTGTCCTGTGGAACGTCGGGTTTTCATTGAAAACCTTGAACATTATGCCAAGGAGAGTGATTATCCGAGGTTGGATGTGTTTATATGCACTGCTGATCCGTATAAGGAGCCACCTATGTGTGTGGTGAATACTGCTCTGTCTGTGATGGCATACGATTATCCGACAGAGAAGTTGTCGGTGTATGTATCGGATGACGGAGGTTCGAAGCTGACCCTCTTTGCTTTCATGGAGGCTGCTAGGTTTGCCACCCACTGGCTGCCTTACTGCAAGAAAAACAAGATTGTAGAGAGGTGTCCCGATGCATATTTTAAATCCAATAACTCATGGTTTCCAGAGACTGATCGGATCAAG ATGATGTATGAGAATATGAGAGTTAGGGTGGAGAATGTTGTCCAGGAAGGGACCGTTAGCCGTGATTATATGACTGATGAAGGAGAAAGTGAAGCTTTCAGCAGATGGACAGATGAATTTACACCTCAGAATCATCCTCCAGTAGTTCAG GTTTTGTTGGAGCACAGCAAAGACAAGGACGTCACTGGCCACACAATGCCCAACCTTGTGTATGTGTCCAGAGGGAAAAGCATGAATTTGCCCCACAATTTCAAGGCGGGCGCTCTTAATGTCCTG CTACGAGTATCGGCCACCATGACCAACGCACCGGTAATCCTAACCCTAGATACTGATATGTACTCCAATGATCCTCAAACACCGTTTCGTGTGCTGTGTTATCTCTTGGACCCTGGCATGGATCCCAAACTGGGGTACGTTCAGTTTCCTCAGATCTTCCATGGAATCAATGAGAATGATATTTATGGAGGTCAACTCAAATTAGAGTTCCAAATTGATGCCAGTGGAATGGATGGATTGGTTGGCCCTTCATATGTAGGTACTGGATGCTTTTTCAGGCGAGGAGTCTTCTTTGGTGGTCCATCAGAAACCCCAGAACTGAACCAGGATCATCTAGTGAACGAGTCAATCAATTCCAAAGAAGTTTTAGCAACGGCACACCATGTTGCAGACTGCAATTTTGAGAAGCAAACCAAATGGGGCACTGAA ATGGGCTTAAGGTATGGATCATTGGTTGAGGACTTCTACACCGGCTATCTGCTACAATGTAAGGGTTGGAAGTCCATTTTCTGCAACCCCAAAAGGCCTGCATTTCTGGGAAATTCACCTATCAACCTTCACAGCATCCTGAATCAAATTATGCGATGGTCTGTTGGCCTCCTTGAAGTGGCCTTCTGCAGATATAGTCCCATCACCTTCGGAGTCAAGTCCATAAACCCTCTCACAGGGCTATGTTATGCTCACTACGCCTTCTGGCCAATATGGTCCATTCCAATTACCATCTATGCCTTTGTCCCCCAGCTAGCTCTGCTCAATTGCGCCTCAATCTTCCCAAAG GCATCGGACCCTTGGTTTTTATTGTACATATTCCTTTTCCTTGGTGCCTATGGGCAAGAGTGTCTCGAGTTTATGTTAGATGGAGAATCAATCCAAAGATGGTGGAACAATCAGAGGATGTGGACAATTAGGGGACTCTCAAGTTTCATTTTTGGATTGGCTGAATACTGGCTGAAGTTCATTGGCATTTCCACATTTGGATTTAATGTTACAAGCAAGGTAGTTGATGAGGAACAAAGCAAGCGATATAATCAAGGGATTTTCGATTTTGGAGTCCCATCACCCTTGTTCTTGCCCATAACAACAGCTGCAGTAATCAACTTGGTCTCATTCCTATGGGGCATAGTACACGTTTTGAAGCAAAGAGACCTTGAAGGTCTATTTATGCAGATGCTCTTGGCCGGTTTTGCAATAGTGAATTGCTGGCCGCTGTATGAAGCCATGGTCTTGAGGACTGATGAAGGAAAGATGCCTGTGAAGATCACATTGATCTCAATTACTCTTGCATGGGCTCTTTACTTGGTAGCCCCCGTCGTATTTTAA
- the LOC117934142 gene encoding cellulose synthase-like protein G3 isoform X2, with protein sequence MIHSKEMGSSTESHGSTIHVPLHTCVLKSRTSANRLFAIVYSFAILSLLYRHCIALLHSFTIVSLLILLADAVLAFMWATSQAFRMCPVERRVFIENLEHYAKESDYPRLDVFICTADPYKEPPMCVVNTALSVMAYDYPTEKLSVYVSDDGGSKLTLFAFMEAARFATHWLPYCKKNKIVERCPDAYFKSNNSWFPETDRIKMMYENMRVRVENVVQEGTVSRDYMTDEGESEAFSRWTDEFTPQNHPPVVQVLLEHSKDKDVTGHTMPNLVYVSRGKSMNLPHNFKAGALNVLLRVSATMTNAPVILTLDTDMYSNDPQTPFRVLCYLLDPGMDPKLGRGVFFGGPSETPELNQDHLVNESINSKEVLATAHHVADCNFEKQTKWGTEMGLRYGSLVEDFYTGYLLQCKGWKSIFCNPKRPAFLGNSPINLHSILNQIMRWSVGLLEVAFCRYSPITFGVKSINPLTGLCYAHYAFWPIWSIPITIYAFVPQLALLNCASIFPKASDPWFLLYIFLFLGAYGQECLEFMLDGESIQRWWNNQRMWTIRGLSSFIFGLAEYWLKFIGISTFGFNVTSKVVDEEQSKRYNQGIFDFGVPSPLFLPITTAAVINLVSFLWGIVHVLKQRDLEGLFMQMLLAGFAIVNCWPLYEAMVLRTDEGKMPVKITLISITLAWALYLVAPVVF encoded by the exons ATGATACACAGCAAAGAAATGGGAAGTTCAACTGAGAGCCATGGCAGCACCATCCATGTCCCTCTTCACACTTGTGTGCTTAAGAGTCGAACCTCTGCAAACCGATTATTCGCCATAGTCTACTCCTTTGCTATCTTGTCTTTGCTGTATCGCCACTGCATTGCTCTACTCCACTCCTTCACCATAGTCTCCCTCCTCATTCTTCTGGCTGATGCAGTGCTGGCTTTCATGTGGGCAACCTCACAGGCCTTTCGCATGTGTCCTGTGGAACGTCGGGTTTTCATTGAAAACCTTGAACATTATGCCAAGGAGAGTGATTATCCGAGGTTGGATGTGTTTATATGCACTGCTGATCCGTATAAGGAGCCACCTATGTGTGTGGTGAATACTGCTCTGTCTGTGATGGCATACGATTATCCGACAGAGAAGTTGTCGGTGTATGTATCGGATGACGGAGGTTCGAAGCTGACCCTCTTTGCTTTCATGGAGGCTGCTAGGTTTGCCACCCACTGGCTGCCTTACTGCAAGAAAAACAAGATTGTAGAGAGGTGTCCCGATGCATATTTTAAATCCAATAACTCATGGTTTCCAGAGACTGATCGGATCAAG ATGATGTATGAGAATATGAGAGTTAGGGTGGAGAATGTTGTCCAGGAAGGGACCGTTAGCCGTGATTATATGACTGATGAAGGAGAAAGTGAAGCTTTCAGCAGATGGACAGATGAATTTACACCTCAGAATCATCCTCCAGTAGTTCAG GTTTTGTTGGAGCACAGCAAAGACAAGGACGTCACTGGCCACACAATGCCCAACCTTGTGTATGTGTCCAGAGGGAAAAGCATGAATTTGCCCCACAATTTCAAGGCGGGCGCTCTTAATGTCCTG CTACGAGTATCGGCCACCATGACCAACGCACCGGTAATCCTAACCCTAGATACTGATATGTACTCCAATGATCCTCAAACACCGTTTCGTGTGCTGTGTTATCTCTTGGACCCTGGCATGGATCCCAAACTGGG GCGAGGAGTCTTCTTTGGTGGTCCATCAGAAACCCCAGAACTGAACCAGGATCATCTAGTGAACGAGTCAATCAATTCCAAAGAAGTTTTAGCAACGGCACACCATGTTGCAGACTGCAATTTTGAGAAGCAAACCAAATGGGGCACTGAA ATGGGCTTAAGGTATGGATCATTGGTTGAGGACTTCTACACCGGCTATCTGCTACAATGTAAGGGTTGGAAGTCCATTTTCTGCAACCCCAAAAGGCCTGCATTTCTGGGAAATTCACCTATCAACCTTCACAGCATCCTGAATCAAATTATGCGATGGTCTGTTGGCCTCCTTGAAGTGGCCTTCTGCAGATATAGTCCCATCACCTTCGGAGTCAAGTCCATAAACCCTCTCACAGGGCTATGTTATGCTCACTACGCCTTCTGGCCAATATGGTCCATTCCAATTACCATCTATGCCTTTGTCCCCCAGCTAGCTCTGCTCAATTGCGCCTCAATCTTCCCAAAG GCATCGGACCCTTGGTTTTTATTGTACATATTCCTTTTCCTTGGTGCCTATGGGCAAGAGTGTCTCGAGTTTATGTTAGATGGAGAATCAATCCAAAGATGGTGGAACAATCAGAGGATGTGGACAATTAGGGGACTCTCAAGTTTCATTTTTGGATTGGCTGAATACTGGCTGAAGTTCATTGGCATTTCCACATTTGGATTTAATGTTACAAGCAAGGTAGTTGATGAGGAACAAAGCAAGCGATATAATCAAGGGATTTTCGATTTTGGAGTCCCATCACCCTTGTTCTTGCCCATAACAACAGCTGCAGTAATCAACTTGGTCTCATTCCTATGGGGCATAGTACACGTTTTGAAGCAAAGAGACCTTGAAGGTCTATTTATGCAGATGCTCTTGGCCGGTTTTGCAATAGTGAATTGCTGGCCGCTGTATGAAGCCATGGTCTTGAGGACTGATGAAGGAAAGATGCCTGTGAAGATCACATTGATCTCAATTACTCTTGCATGGGCTCTTTACTTGGTAGCCCCCGTCGTATTTTAA
- the LOC117934210 gene encoding cellulose synthase-like protein G2: MPDLVYVSREKRPGSPHHFKAGALNVLIRVSATMTNAPVVLTLDSDMHSNDPQTPLRALCYLLDPDMDPNLGFVQFPQTFHGINKNDI; this comes from the exons ATGCCCGACCTCGTCTATGTATCCAGAGAGAAAAGGCCCGGTTCACCCCACCATTTCAAGGCTGGTGCCCTTAATGTCCTG ATTCGAGTATCGGCCACCATGACCAATGCCCCAGTAGTCCTGACTCTCGACAGCGACATGCACTCAAATGATCCACAAACACCACTTCGCGCACTGTGTTATCTCTTGGACCCTGATATGGATCCAAATCTCGGGTTCGTTCAGTTTCCTCAAACCTTCCATGGGATCAACAAGAATGATATTTAA